The Notamacropus eugenii isolate mMacEug1 chromosome Y, mMacEug1.pri_v2, whole genome shotgun sequence genome includes a window with the following:
- the LOC140516563 gene encoding olfactory receptor 10AG1-like produces the protein MGERNLTIVKEFVIQGFYELPNLQGLLFGIFTVIYMSILMGNGLMAIIIKTDPALHTPMYFFLGNFSFLEICYTSVILPRMLMNLWTQNRNISMVACAAQLYVLLILAATECLLLAVMAYDCYVAICRPLYYPVIMNQKVCVQLVVGSWVCGIPVQIGQTYQIFSMPFCGSNKLNHIFCDVPPLLKLACGDTSINELFAYAVAVLFGTIPFFLIIWSYVNIIATILNLPVGMGRSKAFSTCSSHLIVVALFVGSALTTYLRPKSTHSPVIDKVLSLFYTIVTQMFNPLIYGLRNKDVIAALKKILSK, from the coding sequence atgggAGAACGGAATCTCACTATTGTAAAAGAATTTGTTATCCAGGGATTTTATGAACTACCCAACCTCCAAGGCCTTCTGTTTGGGATTTTCACAGTCATCTACATGAGTATTCTGATGGGAAATGGCCTCATGGCTATAATAATCAAGACTGATCCGGCTCTCCATACACCCATGTATTTTTTCCTaggtaatttttcctttttggaaatctGTTACACATCAGTTATTCTTCCCAGAATGCTGATGAACTTGTGGActcaaaatagaaatatttctatGGTGGCCTGTGCTGCACAACTTTATGTTTTGCTTATTCTGGCAGCCACTGAATGCCTTCTCTTGGCTGTGATGGCATATGACTGCTATGTGGCCATTTGTAGACCTCTCTACTACCCTGTCATAATGAACCAAAAAGTGTGTGTCCAGCTGGTGGTTGGGTCCTGGGTATGTGGGATCCCAGTACAGATAGGGCAGACATACCAGATTTTCTCTATGCCTTTTTGTGGTTCTAACAAACTAAATCATATTTTCTGTGATGTTCCTCCTTTACTCAAGTTGGCCTGTGGGGACACCTCTATAAATGAATTATTTGCCTATGCTGTGGCCGTGCTGTTTGGTACCATAccttttttcttgataatttggTCCTATGTGAATATCATTGCTACCATTCTGAATCTGCCCGTGGGCATGGGGCGATCAAAAGCCTTTTCCACATGTTCATCCCATCTCATTGTTGTGGCCTTATTTGTTGGGTCTGCTCTCACAACATATTTAAGACCTAAGTCCACACACTCCCCAGTGATAGACAAAGTGCTCTCACTTTTCTATACTATTGTGACCCAAATGTTTAATCCTTTAATATATGGTCTAAGGAATAAGGATGTTATTGCTGCACTGAAGAAAATTTTATCTAAATGA